The genome window ATCCCCTCCTCAAGGAGGCGCACCGGAGGGGACACGGGATGTGCCAGTGGTGCTCTGGCACCTCCCGCCTCACGCTACCGATTGCCCCAATACCGATGCTTCAAGTTCGAGGAGGGCACGCTTCACGGCCACTCCCGCTGCGTATCCTGTAACCGCTCCCCCGGCTCCAACTACCCGGTGTCCCGGCAGCATGATGGAAATAGGATTGGCCCGCACAGCGGCGCCCACCGCGCGGCCCATCGCGTCGTTTCCTAGCGCCGCTGCGACATCCTTGTACGTCCGGGTAGCACCGTAGGGAATCTCGGCCACCTCTGCCCAGACGGAACGTTGGAAGTCCGTCCCTGTCTGTATCTCGTACCGCAAGGGGTCCCTCTTCGCTCCACTGAAGTAGGCCTCAAGCCACTCTGCTGTCTGGGCGAAAATTTGCTCGGCGCCCGGATCCGGCATAGGAGAAGGGCTATGGTCGTTTCCATCCATCGCGAGGTAGGACACGCCCGGCACTGAGGGCACTCCCAGAAGCAGCGGTGACGGTTCCGGGGAGTGATATTCGTGATAGATCCCGGTCAGGACAGAACCGTTGGCTACCACCACCAGCCCGCCCACCGGACTGTCGATGATCCTGAAAGTGTTCATTGTTCTCCCTTTCGTTTTTGCAGTGTTTGTTCGTTCGTCCCGGTCGTGGTCATGAGAGTTGTTGCGGACGTTTTCGCCAACCGCCGTCATCGGCGCGTTGAGCCAGGCCTTCCGCCTCAAGCCGCCCGAGGCCGGCAAGAACCCCGGGTACGCTCAAGCCGGCCACCGAGGCGAGCTTGTCCACCATGGAGGATGCGCGGACAGGCAATGCGTCAAGCAGCAGAATGTCCTCGACCATGAGGCCGTCATGCAGAAGCTTCGGTTCGCCGCGGTTTTCATCCGCAGGCACCAACGTCAGGGGCCCAGCGAGTTCTGCTACGTCAGAGGCGTCAGTGACACAGATTGCGCTGCCGTCGCGCAACAGACGATGACAGCCGGCCGAATTGGCGGAGTACACGGAACCGGGAACGGCGCCGACAGCACGACCTAAGCCCGCCGCATGATGCGCGGTGTTGAGGGCACCGGACCGCCAGCGTGCCTCCACCACCACTGTCACTGAACTAAGCGCAGCTAATATTCGATTCCGCTGCAGGAAGCGCCACCGGGTGGGTGAGGACCCCGGCGGGATCTCCGATATCAACAGGCCCCGCTCTGCAACCTCACGAAGTAAGCCCTCGTTGCCGGCGGGGTAGTAACGGTCAACCCCGCAGGCGAGAACTCCTAGCGTGGGCATTGGATGGTCCTCCCTGGCCGTAGCCAGTGCCGCGCGGTGCGCCTGTGCATCGATGCCGTAAGCCCCACCGGAGATCACCGTGAAGTTGCGCGCGACCAGGCCGGCAGCCAGATCGCCCGTGACGGAGGCGCCGTAGCTGGTGCTGTCTCGCGAGCCTACTACGGCGACCACGCGGTTCAGCGGCGGGATGGCGGCGGGATGTTCACCCCGCGCCCATAGACAGAGCGGCATGCCTATCCCGAGGTCCATCAGCGCCGCAGGCCATCGCTCGGACTCCGGAGTGAGAAGGGTGCCGCCGAACCGACGTATGGTTTCCAGGTCGCGGAGTGGCGCCAGCGTCTCAACGCGAGGGGACCACCGGGCGACCGCCTCCGCCAGGGAATCTCCGCGTGTGGCGTGTCCATGGTCAGCCAGGATCTCTCCGAGCGCCCGGCGCAGGGCGGTAGTGCAGGCAGACCTGCCTGTCGCGATGCGCAACGCTTCCTCGGGGCCGGCCGCCGCGACCAACGCCATACCGACGTTGTCCGAAGGCTCGAACAGTCGGGAGAGGGCCGCTCGGGCAACCTCCATACCTGTCCAGGATGGACTGCTCATGAGGCGTACTCCCCCGTGCGAAACAGCAGCGCCGTAGCGACGTCATCCTCACTGGGCAACGATCGGCCACCCAGATCGGCGACGGTCCACGCCACTCGGAGCACTCGGTCATAGCCGCGCTTGGTGATGGCCCCCTGCTCCATCTTCCGATTCAAGGGGGTTATCGCCTTGCGTGACGGCCGCAGTTCGCCATGCAGGAGCGAAGCCGGAACCTCCGCATTGGTGGAGAGATTCCACTGGCGCAGGCGCTCGTGCTGAGCCGCCCGTGCCCCGGCCACGCGCGCTGCAACCACTGCACTCGATTCCGCCTTCGCCACTCCGGAGAAATCCTTCAGTGCCACCCTGTGCACCGTCATTTGGAGGTCCACCCGGTCGAGCACAGGGCCGGTGACCCGGCTGAAGTAGCGTCGTCGTTGCTGTGCAGTACAGTTGCACTCCCTGCCCTTGCCGCTGGCAAGTCCACAGGGACAGGGGTTGGCCGCGAGCACGAGCTGGAAGCGAGCCGGGTAGGTTGCAGTTCCAGCCGCACGATGCAGCACCAACTGGCCGCTCTCAAGCGGCTGGCGAAGTGAATCCATGATGCGCGGTTGGTACTCGGGGGCCTCATCCAGAAACAGGACGCCGCGGTGTGCACGGGAAGCTGCACCCGGGCGAGGGATGCCGGACCCTCCGCCGATGATTGAAGCAGAGCTAGCTGTGTGGTGCGGACTTTCGAAGGGAGGACGGCGGCGCAGCTCCCTACAGGCTTCAGCACTGCCAAGGGAATGAATCGCAGTTACTTCCATGGCCTGATCGTCGGTAAGGTCCGGCAGGATACCGGGGATGCGCTCGGCGAGCATCGTCTTGCCCGCGCCTGGCGGTCCGACCATCATCAAGTGGTGAGCGCCGGCCGCTGCGACCTCCACGGCAAAACGGGCTTCCGCTTGCCCTGCAACGTCGGCCATGTCCCTGGGCACCGCAAGCGGATCCTCCGCCTCCAGGTCCCTGCGAACCAGGGCCAGCTCCGGTGCCGGGAGCTCGACTTTGGCCGGATCGGCACCGAAGGCGAGGGCCACCTCGGCCAGTGAGTCGTAGCCCCGCACCACAGCCTGCGGCACGAGCGCCGCTTCTGCCGCATTCCCGTTCGCAACCACCACGTTGGTGAAGCCGGACTCCACTGCCGCCATAACAGCGGGAAGCACACCCCGGATGGGACGAAGCCGTCCGTCGAGACCGAGTTCAGAGAGGAAGACAGTCCGGCCGCAGTCGCGAACGTCACCGGCGGCTGCCAGGGCGGACATGACGATCGCTAGATCGAATCCGGATCCCTTCTTGGGCAGTGACGCCGGGATTAGGTTTACCGTGATCTTTCGGCGCGAAAGGGGAAGCCCGGCGTTGCGTGCTGCTGCACGAATTCGTTCCTTCGCCTCGGAAAGGGAGGCGTCGGGCAGTCCCAGCAGGACAAAGGCCGGCAGGGTCTGACCGATGTCCGATTCAACTTCCACGATGTACCCGTTGAGCCCGACGAGTGAGACAGCGTAGGTGCGTCCGAGCGACATCAGCTCACCGCCCGAAGGTGATCGATATCCGGCTCGCCCAGACCGTCGTCAACGATGGCTACAGCGTCCACCCGGAACCCCGAGAAGCGCAAGTCGTGTGCCCGCGCCCATCTGGACGCCAGAAGGTACAACCGTTCGAGCTTGCCCGGCGTTATGGCTTCCAGCGGATGACCGAAGTTCTCCGAGGACCGGGTCTTGACCTCAACCACCACCAGGGTGGCGCCGTCGACCGCAACCAGGTCGATCTCCCCAATGGGACACCGCCAGTTCCGGTCGATGATCCGCAGCCCTGCATCCTCCAGGAAACGGGCAGCAAGATCTTCACCGCGCCGGCCCAGTTCGTCTTTGGTTTTCATGCAAACACCTCCGGGTCCAGCCTGCTGCAGGCCGGATCCGGAGGTGCTGGCGGGTCATGCTATGTGCATAACGCCCGATAAATGGAAGAGGTGTGGAGGGGTGATCAACCGCCCAATGAGCCGTCCTTCGGCATTGGAATGTCGTCGTTCTTGGCCAGCTCCTCCACGTTGACATCCTTGAAGGTGATGACGCGTACCGTCTTCACGAAGCGGGCTGTCCTGTAGACGTCCCACACCCATGCGTCGTTCAGGGTGAGGTCGAAGTAGATCTCACCATCGGCGGAACGGGCCTGCAGGTCTACATGGTTGGCGAGATAGAAGCGCCGTTCGGTCTCAACCACGTAGTTGAAGAGACTGACCACGTCGCGGTACTCACGGTAGAGCTGCAGCTCCATGTCAGTTTCGTAGTTCTCAAGATCCTCGGCGCTCATGGACCCATCATCCCCCAATTTCACCTGCGGGTTCGTTCATGTCGGGCGCGGCGCTGCCCAGCCGCCATGTGCGGCGGTGCTGATCGGAAGCGCCAAGTTCATCGATCGCCGCTCGGTGCGCAACGGTGGCGTAGCCCTTGTTGATCTCCCAGCCGTAACCTCCGTAGGCATCCGCCAAGTTGATCATGATGCGGTCCCTTGCCACCTTGGCGAGGACACTTGCCGCGGCAACGCTCAAGCACTGAAGGTCGGCCTTGATTTTAGTGTGTACCGGCGCATTGCAGCTAACTTCTTCAATCTCAACATCCTCGAAGAGAGAGACCTGCGGTACCGGAGCAAGCCAGTTGTGGTTGCCGTCGAGGATGACCGCATCGGGTTGTACGTGCGTGCGTACCTGCGCCCAGGCGCGATTACCCGCTGTCCGAAGCGCTGCCATGAGGCCTATCGCGTCGATTTCCGCTGCCGTTGCGTGACCCACTCCATAAGCCAACGCCCACCGCTGGATCCGGGGAACGAGTGCCTCCCTCTCAGCGGCACTGAGGAGCTTGCTGTCCCGCACCCCGCGCAATCCCTTCGCACCGGAAAGGTCGACGACGACAAGTCCCACCGTCACGGGCCCGGCCAGTGCACCCCTGCCAACTTCATCACAACCTGCAACGAAGCGGTGACCCTGAGCTAGGAAGGACCGCTCGTATCGCAGGGTTGGAGCTTTGCCCGTCACGGTTCAGACAGTTCCCTTCCGGACGTCGCCTGGGAGGTATCGGGAACACCCTCGAACACATCCGGGTAGTTCCCCAGGAAACCCATCCGCCCGAGTGGCCACGCTATGACCGCGGCCTTGCCCTCGATGTCCTCGGCTTCGACAAAACCCTCCCCCGGCTTGTCCCGGTTGGCGCGTGAATCTGCCGAGGCGTTGCGGTGGTCCCCCATTACCCAGAGCTTCCCGTCCGGGACGGTGACGTCGAAGGGGATGTCGGACGGATTGGCGTTCGGGAAGAGATAGGGCTCATCGAGCGGCTCGCCGTTCACGGTTATGCGGCCATCTGCATCACAGCAGATCACCCGGTCGCCTTCCAGTCCAATGACTCGCTTGACCAGATGCTGCTGGGACTCGTCAGGGAGAAGGCCGACAAAGATCAGGGCGTCCTTGAACCAGTTGCTTGAGACGGTGTCTGGTTCCGGCTCGGGAAGCCAGCCCTGGGTATCCCTGAAGACGACGACGTCGCCCCGCTCGAGCGCGAAGGGCTCAGGCACCAACTGATTGACGAAGATGCGGTCGTCAATCTGCAGCGTGTTCTCCATGGATCCCGATGGAATGAAGAACGCGCGGAACAGGAAGGTCTTTATGAGAAAGGACAGCAGCAGCGCGACGGCAACAATAATCAGGATTTCCTTCGCCCAGCTGCCCAGGCTGCGGGCAGCCGACCCGTGCGACGATCCGCCGGCTCCCGTGCGATCAGCACGGTGGGTGCCTGAACGGCGTTCCGTGCCGTCGTTGGGGTTCCCTGAGTGGGCTGTTGCCATTGTGTGCGGTTCCTTCGCTGTACGTTCAGTGTTGGGCGGCCAACGAGGACCGGTCGGATGGTCTAGGAATGGCAGCAAAACGTGCGAAAGGCCAGAGCACCTGGGTTGCACGACCTATGACCCGCTCCTCCAGAACCAGGCCGCCGCCGGGAGCACCGAGCAGACCCCGCGAGTCGAACGACTCGGACCTGTGATCTCCCATAAGCCACAACCTACCCTCCGGAACAACGACCTCGAAGTCGATGTCGCTTGGCGCGTCCCCCGGGAAAACGTAGGGCTCCTCCAAGGCGTTCCCGTTGACGGTCACGCGGCCGGCGGCATCGCAGCACGCGATGGTATCTCCTCCGA of Arthrobacter sp. JZ12 contains these proteins:
- the lepB gene encoding signal peptidase I, producing the protein MATAHSGNPNDGTERRSGTHRADRTGAGGSSHGSAARSLGSWAKEILIIVAVALLLSFLIKTFLFRAFFIPSGSMENTLQIDDRIFVNQLVPEPFALERGDVVVFRDTQGWLPEPEPDTVSSNWFKDALIFVGLLPDESQQHLVKRVIGLEGDRVICCDADGRITVNGEPLDEPYLFPNANPSDIPFDVTVPDGKLWVMGDHRNASADSRANRDKPGEGFVEAEDIEGKAAVIAWPLGRMGFLGNYPDVFEGVPDTSQATSGRELSEP
- a CDS encoding ribonuclease HII, which translates into the protein MTGKAPTLRYERSFLAQGHRFVAGCDEVGRGALAGPVTVGLVVVDLSGAKGLRGVRDSKLLSAAEREALVPRIQRWALAYGVGHATAAEIDAIGLMAALRTAGNRAWAQVRTHVQPDAVILDGNHNWLAPVPQVSLFEDVEIEEVSCNAPVHTKIKADLQCLSVAAASVLAKVARDRIMINLADAYGGYGWEINKGYATVAHRAAIDELGASDQHRRTWRLGSAAPDMNEPAGEIGG
- the dprA gene encoding DNA-processing protein DprA, translated to MSSPSWTGMEVARAALSRLFEPSDNVGMALVAAAGPEEALRIATGRSACTTALRRALGEILADHGHATRGDSLAEAVARWSPRVETLAPLRDLETIRRFGGTLLTPESERWPAALMDLGIGMPLCLWARGEHPAAIPPLNRVVAVVGSRDSTSYGASVTGDLAAGLVARNFTVISGGAYGIDAQAHRAALATAREDHPMPTLGVLACGVDRYYPAGNEGLLREVAERGLLISEIPPGSSPTRWRFLQRNRILAALSSVTVVVEARWRSGALNTAHHAAGLGRAVGAVPGSVYSANSAGCHRLLRDGSAICVTDASDVAELAGPLTLVPADENRGEPKLLHDGLMVEDILLLDALPVRASSMVDKLASVAGLSVPGVLAGLGRLEAEGLAQRADDGGWRKRPQQLS
- a CDS encoding YraN family protein, encoding MKTKDELGRRGEDLAARFLEDAGLRIIDRNWRCPIGEIDLVAVDGATLVVVEVKTRSSENFGHPLEAITPGKLERLYLLASRWARAHDLRFSGFRVDAVAIVDDGLGEPDIDHLRAVS
- a CDS encoding DUF2469 domain-containing protein, whose product is MSAEDLENYETDMELQLYREYRDVVSLFNYVVETERRFYLANHVDLQARSADGEIYFDLTLNDAWVWDVYRTARFVKTVRVITFKDVNVEELAKNDDIPMPKDGSLGG
- a CDS encoding methylated-DNA--[protein]-cysteine S-methyltransferase, encoding MNTFRIIDSPVGGLVVVANGSVLTGIYHEYHSPEPSPLLLGVPSVPGVSYLAMDGNDHSPSPMPDPGAEQIFAQTAEWLEAYFSGAKRDPLRYEIQTGTDFQRSVWAEVAEIPYGATRTYKDVAAALGNDAMGRAVGAAVRANPISIMLPGHRVVGAGGAVTGYAAGVAVKRALLELEASVLGQSVA
- a CDS encoding YifB family Mg chelatase-like AAA ATPase produces the protein MSLGRTYAVSLVGLNGYIVEVESDIGQTLPAFVLLGLPDASLSEAKERIRAAARNAGLPLSRRKITVNLIPASLPKKGSGFDLAIVMSALAAAGDVRDCGRTVFLSELGLDGRLRPIRGVLPAVMAAVESGFTNVVVANGNAAEAALVPQAVVRGYDSLAEVALAFGADPAKVELPAPELALVRRDLEAEDPLAVPRDMADVAGQAEARFAVEVAAAGAHHLMMVGPPGAGKTMLAERIPGILPDLTDDQAMEVTAIHSLGSAEACRELRRRPPFESPHHTASSASIIGGGSGIPRPGAASRAHRGVLFLDEAPEYQPRIMDSLRQPLESGQLVLHRAAGTATYPARFQLVLAANPCPCGLASGKGRECNCTAQQRRRYFSRVTGPVLDRVDLQMTVHRVALKDFSGVAKAESSAVVAARVAGARAAQHERLRQWNLSTNAEVPASLLHGELRPSRKAITPLNRKMEQGAITKRGYDRVLRVAWTVADLGGRSLPSEDDVATALLFRTGEYAS